The proteins below come from a single Alosa sapidissima isolate fAloSap1 chromosome 23, fAloSap1.pri, whole genome shotgun sequence genomic window:
- the col18a1b gene encoding collagen alpha-1(XVIII) chain isoform X5 yields MLNLLRWVLKLSVCLLLMKSTARAQAAVDLTLQAMVGDPVLSSVKRALDPDDNPAFIFSKKSTVSRLAYGRLDSPFHRNFALLFRLMPTRDSGVLFALTDKSQMRIQLGVKLARGKKGGQQVEVYYSDGKGKYAYKPVATFPVTTSKGVWTRFAISVSANKISFYYNCNTEPKVVTFSRSNEPQVVEPGAALMVGQGGSQDGDKFEGQISQLTISGDPFAAERQCYTSDDEDEEDDSGSGSGDGMDTEDGITTQPPKQKTPGTQLLPEPPVSSTFSKGTLDVAQEETGLKGDSGFDTEGSGGAFTPGDKGAKGEKGLKGSHGVGMPGMKGDTGPPGPPGPPGPQGPVTEIIDTGDGKKIQKVEGRQGPPGPRGPAGQPGPAGRDGQPGEKGDQGEEGPVGPRGFPGTPGNTGMKGLKGEVGEGLPGPRGLPGPPGPPGIVETTFVDVEGSGGKIPVRPGPPGPPGPPGPPGPPGSEGDSNGSIGSNGPTGPNGRPGRPGSAGSPGKPGLPGPPGPRGEKGDCGTVGLAGPAGETPDSFSVTSLFSNWLPFLSSSADTEGEPGESGLPGPPGPMGPSGPSGPPGPPGPPGQVTIELNGTEVTLVPGPAGPPGPPGPNGPQGIPGLPGKAGFPGIPGQKGSEGERGRDGFPGMDGFPGKPGDKGERGFRGEKGDSGRDGGPPGPPGPPGPPGEILIQNIGDHEGAVGVSGPPGQPGIPGRAGFPGPMGPKGDRGHPGQPGVPTKGQKGEPGVILAADGTPLYLGLTGQPGESGQMGPIGPPGIPGLHGQKGEIGIPGRPGRPGLNGLKGEKGDSSGGFGGHSFPGLPGPPGPPGPPGPPGPVLSLDRFSSREDTSRGYQPGQKGEKGDRGVPGIPGFSGGTEGFDYNAYLTQLKGERGEPGMKGEKGEAGGGGYYDSRYSGIAGPPGPPGPQGPKGDSIRGSPGPAGPPGHPGYGRPGIPGPPGPPGPPGIGLPGAHRTSPVVNAPGPPGPPGPPGIPGLGAGVIILRTYDSMASASRQQPEGTLVYISDNTDLYIRVRDGCRKVQLGEYTPFPREENQVAAVNPPPVVHYPPDYTQETGASSSSEGAAPHSEGQYPVLPEPVNPPRHGYPLYPGYPNQSGYPYPGVHTGTSSGTQPHQPTDTRYSSSQPDGRYPYQRYPDQRYPDGRYPDGRYPDGRYLDERQPDRRYPNSRHPSSPDRRPSEPQSPTHEHRAGLALHLIALNHPQEGNMRGIRGADHECFTQAQAIGMKGTFRAFLSSRLQDLYSIVRRPDRERIPIVNLKDEELFSSWESIFSESEGKMRDNVTIYSFDGRDVLTHDAWPEKMLWHGSSTRGQRITDSYCETWREANHALTGMSSSLQDGRLLQQTQRSCTNSYVLLCIENSSIA; encoded by the exons TAGACCTGACACTGCAGGCGATGGTGGGGGACCCAGTCTTGTCGTCGGTCAAGCGTGCCCTCGACCCGGACGATAACCCGGCTTTCATCTTCTCCAAGAAGTCTACCGTGTCGCGGCTAGCTTATGGCCGGCTGGACAGCCCTTTCCACCGCAACTTTGCCCTGCTCTTCCGCCTGATGCCCACCAGAGACAGCGGCGTGCTCTTCGCCCTCACCGACAAGTCCCAGATGCGGATCCAACTGGGTGTTAAGCTGGCCCGCGGGAAAAAGGGTGGCCAACAGGTCGAGGTCTACTACAGCGACGGCAAGGGCAAGTACGCGTACAAGCCCGTCGCCACCTTCCCCGTGACCACCAGCAAAGGCGTGTGGACGCGTTTCGCCATCTCGGTCAGCGCCAACAAAATCTCCTTCTACTACAACTGCAACACCGAGCCCAAGGTGGTGACGTTCAGCCGCTCCAACGAACCCCAGGTGGTGGAGCCAGGGGCGGCCCTCATGGTGGGGCAAGGAGGCTCCCAGGATGGAGATAAGTTTGAG GGCCAGATATCCCAGCTGACCATCAGTGGAGACCCATTTGCTGCTGAGAGGCAGTGCTACACATCTGATGATGAGGACGAGGAAGAT gACTCAGGAAGTGGTAGTGGAGATGGTATGGACACTGAGGATGGCATCACAACACAACCTCCCAAACAAAAG ACCCCAGGTACTCAGCTTCTGCCCGAGCCTCCAGTATCAAGCACCTTCTCCAAAGGAACTCTTGATGTCGCTCAGGAGGAAACTG GCCTGAAAGGAGACTCTGGGTTTGACACCGAAGGCTCTGGTGGCGCCTTCACCCCTGGAGATAAG GGGgcaaagggagagaaagggttAAAG GGAAGTCACGGGGTCGGCATGCCTGGCATGAAGGGAGACACTGGACCTCCGGGCCCTCCAGGCCCCCCTGGGCCTCAGGGTCCAGTCACAGAGATCATTGACACTGGGGACGGGAAGAAGATCCAGAAGGTGGAGGGCCGTCAGGGGCCGCCAGGGCCTAGAGGCCCGGCGGGACAACCTGGACCAGCAGGTCGTGATGGGCAGCCA GGTGAAAAAGGTGACCAGGGTGAAGAG GGTCCTGTTGGACCACGTGGTTTCCCAGGCACCCCTGGCAACACTGGAATGAAAGGCCTGAAG GGGGAGGTTGGGGAGGGCCTGCCTGGCCCAAGAGGACTTCCAGGACCCCCAGGCCCCCCAGGGATCGTTGAGACA acaTTTGTGGATGTGGAAGGCTCTGGAGGAAAAATCCCT GTTCGTCCGGGACCCCCAGGTCCTCCTGGACCaccagggccacctggaccgCCGGGTTCTGAAGGAGATTCCAATGGATCCATTGGATCCAATGGACCTACTGGACCTAATGGAAGGCCCGGACGACCC GGATCTGCTGGGTCTCCAGGGAAACCAGGACTTCCCGGGCCACCAGGGCCAAGAGGAGAGAAG GGAGATTGTGGTACTGTGGGACTTGCTGGACCTGCAGGGGAGACT CCGGACAGTTTTTCTGTCACTTCTCTTTTTTCCAACTGGctgcctttcctctcctcctcagctgATACAGAG GGTGAACCAGGTGAGAGTGGATTGCCTGGACCCCCAGGTCCCATGGGACCATCTGGACCTTCTGGCCCGCCAGGGCCCCCTGGACCTCCTGGACAAGTCACCATT GAGCTTAATGGAACTGAAGTGACCCTCGTTCCAGGACCAGCTGGACCTCCTGGTCCTCCAGGACCAAAT GGCCCTCAAGGTATTCCAGGACTACCG GGGAAAGCTGGATTCCCAGGAATTCCAGGCCAAAAAGGCAGTGAGGGTGAGCGGGGACGGGATGGCTTTCCAGGGATGGATGGCTTCCCTGGTAAACCG GGGGATAAAGGAGAACGAGGGTTCAGGGGTGAAAAG GGGGACTCAGGCAGGGACGGGGGTCCACCAGGGCCTCCTGGGCCTCCAGGACCACCAGGGGAGATTCTCATCCAGAATATTGGAGAC CATGAGGGAGCTGTTGGAGTCTCTGGACCACCG GGTCAGCCTGGTATTCCTGGTCGGGCAGGTTTCCct GGTCCAATGGGACCAAAAGGAGACAGAGGGCACCCAGGGCAGCCAGGTGTCCCTACTAAG GGCCAGAAAGGAGAACCAGGTGTGATTCTGGCAGCAGATGGAACTCCTTTGTATCTGGGATTGACCGGACAGCCG GGAGAGTCTGGACAAATGGGGCCAATTGGACCTCCG GGTATACCCGGCCTTCACGGACAGAAGGGGGAAATAGGGATTCCAGGCAGACCG GGGCGTCCGGGTCTGAACGGGCtgaaaggagagaagggagactcCTCAGGTGGTTTTGGTGGACATAGCTTTCCG GGTCTCCCAGGGCCTCCCGGACCTCCAGGGCCCCCGGGCCCCCCGGGGCCTGTTCTGTCTTTGGACAGATTCTCT tcgCGTGAAGATACATCCCGGGGGTATCAACCAG GCCaaaaaggagagaagggagaccGAGGAGTTCCGGGCATTCCAGGGTTCTCAG GTGGCACAGAAGGCTTTGACTACAATGCTTATTTG acccAGCTGAAAGGTGAAAGGGGAGAGCCAGGTAtgaaaggagagaagggagaggcagGTGGCGGAGGGTACTATGACTCACGGTACAGTGGAATCGCTGGGCCTCCCGGTCCCCCAGGACCACAG GGTCCTAAAGGAGACTCCATACGGGGTTCACCAGGCCCCGCAGGGCCTCCAGGCCATCCAGGATACGGTCGCCCAGGAATCCCAGGACCTCCAGGACCTCCAGGACCCCCAGGGATCGGTCTACCTGGAGCCCATCGAACCTCTCCTG TTGTAAATGCCCCAGGTCCTCCTGGCCCACCTGGCCCCCCTGGCATCCCTGGGTTAGGCGCGGGG GTTATAATTTTGAGGACTTATGACAGCATGGCCTCTGCCTCAAGACAACAGCCTGAGGGGACTTTGGTCTACATCTCAGACAACACAGACCTGTACATACGAGTGCGAGACGGTTGCCGAAAAGTACAG CTTGGTGAATATACCCCCTTCCCTAGAGAG GAAAACCAGGTGGCAGCTGTCAACCCTCCCCCAGTGGTGCACTATCCTCCGGATTACACACAGGAGACGGGAGCGTCCTCATCCTCTGAGGGAGCAGCTCCACACTCTGAGGGCCAGTACCCTGTTCTTCCTGAGCCCGTGAACCCTCCCCGACATGGGTACCCTCTCTATCCAGGGTACCCTAATCAATCAGGATACCCTTATCCTGGGGTGCACACGGGCACATCATCCGGAACCCAACCGCACCAACCCACAGATACCAGGTACTCCTCGTCACAGCCTGATGGACGCTATCCGTATCAACGCTATCCGGACCAACGCTATCCAGATGGACGCTATCCGGACGGACGCTATCCAGATGGACGCTATCTCGACGAACGCCAACCAGACCGTCGCTATCCCAATAGCCGACATCCCAGCAGCCCAGACCGAAGGCCCAGTGAGCCCCAGTCCCCCACCCATGAGCACAGGGCTGGACTTGCT CTGCACCTGATCGCCCTGAACCACCCCCAGGAGGGTAACATGAGGGGCATCCGAGGGGCCGACCACGAGTGCTTCACACAGGCGCAGGCTATCGGCATGAAGGGAACATTCCGGGCGTTCCTGTCGTCACGGCTGCAGGATCTGTACAGTATCGTGCGCAGGCCCGACAGGGAGCGAATTCCCATCGTCAACCTGAAG GATGAAGAGCTTTTCAGCAGCTGGGAGTCCATCTTCAGCGAATCGGAGGGCAAGATGAGGGACAACGTGACCATCTACTCATTTGATGGCAGGGATGTTCTCACCCATGATGCTTG GCCGGAGAAGATGTTGTGGCACGGCTCGAGCACGCGGGGCCAGCGCATCACCGACAGCTACTGCGAGACGTGGCGTGAGGCCAATCACGCCCTCACAGGGATGTCCTCCTCGctccaagatggccgccttcTGCAGCAGACACAGCGCAGCTGCACCAACTCCTACGTGCTGCTGTGCATCGAGAACAGCTCCATTGCCTAA
- the col18a1b gene encoding collagen alpha-1(XVIII) chain isoform X6 codes for MLNLLRWVLKLSVCLLLMKSTARAQAADLTLQAMVGDPVLSSVKRALDPDDNPAFIFSKKSTVSRLAYGRLDSPFHRNFALLFRLMPTRDSGVLFALTDKSQMRIQLGVKLARGKKGGQQVEVYYSDGKGKYAYKPVATFPVTTSKGVWTRFAISVSANKISFYYNCNTEPKVVTFSRSNEPQVVEPGAALMVGQGGSQDGDKFEGQISQLTISGDPFAAERQCYTSDDEDEEDDSGSGSGDGMDTEDGITTQPPKQKTPGTQLLPEPPVSSTFSKGTLDVAQEETGLKGDSGFDTEGSGGAFTPGDKGAKGEKGLKGSHGVGMPGMKGDTGPPGPPGPPGPQGPVTEIIDTGDGKKIQKVEGRQGPPGPRGPAGQPGPAGRDGQPGEKGDQGEEGPVGPRGFPGTPGNTGMKGLKGEVGEGLPGPRGLPGPPGPPGIVETTFVDVEGSGGKIPVRPGPPGPPGPPGPPGPPGSEGDSNGSIGSNGPTGPNGRPGRPGSAGSPGKPGLPGPPGPRGEKGDCGTVGLAGPAGETPDSFSVTSLFSNWLPFLSSSADTEGEPGESGLPGPPGPMGPSGPSGPPGPPGPPGQVTIELNGTEVTLVPGPAGPPGPPGPNGPQGIPGLPGKAGFPGIPGQKGSEGERGRDGFPGMDGFPGKPGDKGERGFRGEKGDSGRDGGPPGPPGPPGPPGEILIQNIGDHEGAVGVSGPPGQPGIPGRAGFPGPMGPKGDRGHPGQPGVPTKGQKGEPGVILAADGTPLYLGLTGQPGESGQMGPIGPPGIPGLHGQKGEIGIPGRPGRPGLNGLKGEKGDSSGGFGGHSFPGLPGPPGPPGPPGPPGPVLSLDRFSSREDTSRGYQPGQKGEKGDRGVPGIPGFSGGTEGFDYNAYLTQLKGERGEPGMKGEKGEAGGGGYYDSRYSGIAGPPGPPGPQGPKGDSIRGSPGPAGPPGHPGYGRPGIPGPPGPPGPPGIGLPGAHRTSPVVNAPGPPGPPGPPGIPGLGAGVIILRTYDSMASASRQQPEGTLVYISDNTDLYIRVRDGCRKVQLGEYTPFPREENQVAAVNPPPVVHYPPDYTQETGASSSSEGAAPHSEGQYPVLPEPVNPPRHGYPLYPGYPNQSGYPYPGVHTGTSSGTQPHQPTDTRYSSSQPDGRYPYQRYPDQRYPDGRYPDGRYPDGRYLDERQPDRRYPNSRHPSSPDRRPSEPQSPTHEHRAGLALHLIALNHPQEGNMRGIRGADHECFTQAQAIGMKGTFRAFLSSRLQDLYSIVRRPDRERIPIVNLKDEELFSSWESIFSESEGKMRDNVTIYSFDGRDVLTHDAWPEKMLWHGSSTRGQRITDSYCETWREANHALTGMSSSLQDGRLLQQTQRSCTNSYVLLCIENSSIA; via the exons ACCTGACACTGCAGGCGATGGTGGGGGACCCAGTCTTGTCGTCGGTCAAGCGTGCCCTCGACCCGGACGATAACCCGGCTTTCATCTTCTCCAAGAAGTCTACCGTGTCGCGGCTAGCTTATGGCCGGCTGGACAGCCCTTTCCACCGCAACTTTGCCCTGCTCTTCCGCCTGATGCCCACCAGAGACAGCGGCGTGCTCTTCGCCCTCACCGACAAGTCCCAGATGCGGATCCAACTGGGTGTTAAGCTGGCCCGCGGGAAAAAGGGTGGCCAACAGGTCGAGGTCTACTACAGCGACGGCAAGGGCAAGTACGCGTACAAGCCCGTCGCCACCTTCCCCGTGACCACCAGCAAAGGCGTGTGGACGCGTTTCGCCATCTCGGTCAGCGCCAACAAAATCTCCTTCTACTACAACTGCAACACCGAGCCCAAGGTGGTGACGTTCAGCCGCTCCAACGAACCCCAGGTGGTGGAGCCAGGGGCGGCCCTCATGGTGGGGCAAGGAGGCTCCCAGGATGGAGATAAGTTTGAG GGCCAGATATCCCAGCTGACCATCAGTGGAGACCCATTTGCTGCTGAGAGGCAGTGCTACACATCTGATGATGAGGACGAGGAAGAT gACTCAGGAAGTGGTAGTGGAGATGGTATGGACACTGAGGATGGCATCACAACACAACCTCCCAAACAAAAG ACCCCAGGTACTCAGCTTCTGCCCGAGCCTCCAGTATCAAGCACCTTCTCCAAAGGAACTCTTGATGTCGCTCAGGAGGAAACTG GCCTGAAAGGAGACTCTGGGTTTGACACCGAAGGCTCTGGTGGCGCCTTCACCCCTGGAGATAAG GGGgcaaagggagagaaagggttAAAG GGAAGTCACGGGGTCGGCATGCCTGGCATGAAGGGAGACACTGGACCTCCGGGCCCTCCAGGCCCCCCTGGGCCTCAGGGTCCAGTCACAGAGATCATTGACACTGGGGACGGGAAGAAGATCCAGAAGGTGGAGGGCCGTCAGGGGCCGCCAGGGCCTAGAGGCCCGGCGGGACAACCTGGACCAGCAGGTCGTGATGGGCAGCCA GGTGAAAAAGGTGACCAGGGTGAAGAG GGTCCTGTTGGACCACGTGGTTTCCCAGGCACCCCTGGCAACACTGGAATGAAAGGCCTGAAG GGGGAGGTTGGGGAGGGCCTGCCTGGCCCAAGAGGACTTCCAGGACCCCCAGGCCCCCCAGGGATCGTTGAGACA acaTTTGTGGATGTGGAAGGCTCTGGAGGAAAAATCCCT GTTCGTCCGGGACCCCCAGGTCCTCCTGGACCaccagggccacctggaccgCCGGGTTCTGAAGGAGATTCCAATGGATCCATTGGATCCAATGGACCTACTGGACCTAATGGAAGGCCCGGACGACCC GGATCTGCTGGGTCTCCAGGGAAACCAGGACTTCCCGGGCCACCAGGGCCAAGAGGAGAGAAG GGAGATTGTGGTACTGTGGGACTTGCTGGACCTGCAGGGGAGACT CCGGACAGTTTTTCTGTCACTTCTCTTTTTTCCAACTGGctgcctttcctctcctcctcagctgATACAGAG GGTGAACCAGGTGAGAGTGGATTGCCTGGACCCCCAGGTCCCATGGGACCATCTGGACCTTCTGGCCCGCCAGGGCCCCCTGGACCTCCTGGACAAGTCACCATT GAGCTTAATGGAACTGAAGTGACCCTCGTTCCAGGACCAGCTGGACCTCCTGGTCCTCCAGGACCAAAT GGCCCTCAAGGTATTCCAGGACTACCG GGGAAAGCTGGATTCCCAGGAATTCCAGGCCAAAAAGGCAGTGAGGGTGAGCGGGGACGGGATGGCTTTCCAGGGATGGATGGCTTCCCTGGTAAACCG GGGGATAAAGGAGAACGAGGGTTCAGGGGTGAAAAG GGGGACTCAGGCAGGGACGGGGGTCCACCAGGGCCTCCTGGGCCTCCAGGACCACCAGGGGAGATTCTCATCCAGAATATTGGAGAC CATGAGGGAGCTGTTGGAGTCTCTGGACCACCG GGTCAGCCTGGTATTCCTGGTCGGGCAGGTTTCCct GGTCCAATGGGACCAAAAGGAGACAGAGGGCACCCAGGGCAGCCAGGTGTCCCTACTAAG GGCCAGAAAGGAGAACCAGGTGTGATTCTGGCAGCAGATGGAACTCCTTTGTATCTGGGATTGACCGGACAGCCG GGAGAGTCTGGACAAATGGGGCCAATTGGACCTCCG GGTATACCCGGCCTTCACGGACAGAAGGGGGAAATAGGGATTCCAGGCAGACCG GGGCGTCCGGGTCTGAACGGGCtgaaaggagagaagggagactcCTCAGGTGGTTTTGGTGGACATAGCTTTCCG GGTCTCCCAGGGCCTCCCGGACCTCCAGGGCCCCCGGGCCCCCCGGGGCCTGTTCTGTCTTTGGACAGATTCTCT tcgCGTGAAGATACATCCCGGGGGTATCAACCAG GCCaaaaaggagagaagggagaccGAGGAGTTCCGGGCATTCCAGGGTTCTCAG GTGGCACAGAAGGCTTTGACTACAATGCTTATTTG acccAGCTGAAAGGTGAAAGGGGAGAGCCAGGTAtgaaaggagagaagggagaggcagGTGGCGGAGGGTACTATGACTCACGGTACAGTGGAATCGCTGGGCCTCCCGGTCCCCCAGGACCACAG GGTCCTAAAGGAGACTCCATACGGGGTTCACCAGGCCCCGCAGGGCCTCCAGGCCATCCAGGATACGGTCGCCCAGGAATCCCAGGACCTCCAGGACCTCCAGGACCCCCAGGGATCGGTCTACCTGGAGCCCATCGAACCTCTCCTG TTGTAAATGCCCCAGGTCCTCCTGGCCCACCTGGCCCCCCTGGCATCCCTGGGTTAGGCGCGGGG GTTATAATTTTGAGGACTTATGACAGCATGGCCTCTGCCTCAAGACAACAGCCTGAGGGGACTTTGGTCTACATCTCAGACAACACAGACCTGTACATACGAGTGCGAGACGGTTGCCGAAAAGTACAG CTTGGTGAATATACCCCCTTCCCTAGAGAG GAAAACCAGGTGGCAGCTGTCAACCCTCCCCCAGTGGTGCACTATCCTCCGGATTACACACAGGAGACGGGAGCGTCCTCATCCTCTGAGGGAGCAGCTCCACACTCTGAGGGCCAGTACCCTGTTCTTCCTGAGCCCGTGAACCCTCCCCGACATGGGTACCCTCTCTATCCAGGGTACCCTAATCAATCAGGATACCCTTATCCTGGGGTGCACACGGGCACATCATCCGGAACCCAACCGCACCAACCCACAGATACCAGGTACTCCTCGTCACAGCCTGATGGACGCTATCCGTATCAACGCTATCCGGACCAACGCTATCCAGATGGACGCTATCCGGACGGACGCTATCCAGATGGACGCTATCTCGACGAACGCCAACCAGACCGTCGCTATCCCAATAGCCGACATCCCAGCAGCCCAGACCGAAGGCCCAGTGAGCCCCAGTCCCCCACCCATGAGCACAGGGCTGGACTTGCT CTGCACCTGATCGCCCTGAACCACCCCCAGGAGGGTAACATGAGGGGCATCCGAGGGGCCGACCACGAGTGCTTCACACAGGCGCAGGCTATCGGCATGAAGGGAACATTCCGGGCGTTCCTGTCGTCACGGCTGCAGGATCTGTACAGTATCGTGCGCAGGCCCGACAGGGAGCGAATTCCCATCGTCAACCTGAAG GATGAAGAGCTTTTCAGCAGCTGGGAGTCCATCTTCAGCGAATCGGAGGGCAAGATGAGGGACAACGTGACCATCTACTCATTTGATGGCAGGGATGTTCTCACCCATGATGCTTG GCCGGAGAAGATGTTGTGGCACGGCTCGAGCACGCGGGGCCAGCGCATCACCGACAGCTACTGCGAGACGTGGCGTGAGGCCAATCACGCCCTCACAGGGATGTCCTCCTCGctccaagatggccgccttcTGCAGCAGACACAGCGCAGCTGCACCAACTCCTACGTGCTGCTGTGCATCGAGAACAGCTCCATTGCCTAA